The following proteins are co-located in the Pyricularia oryzae 70-15 chromosome 1, whole genome shotgun sequence genome:
- a CDS encoding glutamyl-tRNA(Gln) amidotransferase subunit A, whose protein sequence is MALRAALFLLATPVYSALAPPTTIGGVEFPSLLDATIEDLAQGLQDRLFSSVDLVNAYLARIQDVDGYFKSVTEVNPDALWIAAQRDAARSRGEVAGPLHGIPILLKNNIATADKMNNTSGSTILLGAKVPRDSFVVKKLREAGAIILGKANLSQWANYRGSYLASGWSAHGGQCLGAYVPEQEPSGSSSGSAVAAALGLAAGTLGTETDGSIISPSSYNNIVGLKTTVGLTSRDLVIPISEHQDTVGPMTRTVKDAAILLQAIAGVDANDNYTSAIPGEIPDYVAACDKDKLKGARIGIPTNVLEYIYDQGFHVELEAFYDALDVIRDAGAELVDEANFTRMHELIDSNNEAIVMDTDFVSNIATYLSQLTTNPFDITNLYQVRGHTQSLSAEEWPRRDTSTWDSALDRGFKNTDHRAWEAYRWNVEVGTEGGVIGALDRHGLDAIVLPTSWAYRWCAIIGCPVITVPLGYYPDDEKILYNPGGLVEYGPGIPYGFAFLGRHFSEEKLIGLAYAFEQLTNVRDERPPFVVPKHDIHDFADQGIVDIWSHEMTDL, encoded by the exons ATGGCGCTCCGAGCTGCGCTATTTCTGCTCGCCACACCGGTTTACAGCGCGCTCGCCCCACCCACAAccatcggcggcgtcgagttCCCTTCGCTGCTGGACGCAACGATAGAGGACCTCGCGCAGGGCCTGCAGGACAGGCTTTTCTCCTCGGTAGATCTCGTCAATGCCTACCTTGCTCGCATCCAAGACGTTGATGGATATTTCAAGTCCGTCACCGAGGTGAATCCAGATGCGCTTTGGATAGCCGCCCAACGAGATGCAGCTCGAAGCAGGGGAGAGGTTGCGGGGCCGTTGCATGGAATCCCAATCCTGCTCAAGAACAACATCGCCACGGCGGACAAGATGAACAACACTTCCGGGTCCACGATACTGCTGGGCGCAAAAGTGCCCAGGGATAGTTTTGTCGTTAAGAAATTGAGGGAGGCCGGTGCCATCATTCTCGGTAAAGCAAACCTCAGCCAGTGGGCCAATTATCGCGGCAGTTACCTGGCCAGCGGATGGAGCGCACACGGCGGCCAATGCCTCGGCGCATATGTCCCTGAGCAGGAGCCGAGTGGAAGTTCTAGCGGGAGCGCTGTGGCGGCTGCGCTGGGGTTGGCTGCCGGGACGTTGGGGACGGAGACGGACGGTTCCATCATCTCCCCGTCGTCGTACAACAACATCGTTGGCCTCAAGACGACGGTCGGCCTGACGTCGCGCGATTTGGTCATTCCAATCAGCGAGCATCAGGACACGGTAGGACCAATGACGAGGACTGTCAAGGATGCCGCGATCCTCCTGCAGGCAATCGCTGGTGTCGACGCCAACGACAACTACACCTCGGCCATCCCGGGTGAGATCCCCGACTACGTGGCAGCCTGCGACAAGGACAAGCTCAAGGGAGCCAGGATTGGAATACCAACCAACGTGCTGGAGTACATTTACGACCAGGGCTTCCACGTCGAGCTCGAAGCCTTTTACGACGCCCTGGACGTGATCCGCGACGCCGGGGCCGAGCTGGTCGACGAGGCCAACTTTACGCGGATGCACGAACTGATCGACTCCAACAACGAAGCCATCGTCATGGACACGGACTTTGTATCCAACATTGCCACGTACCTGTCGCAGCTCACCACCAACCCCTTCGACATCACCAACCTCTACCAAGTCCGCGGGCACACCCAGAGCCTGTCGGCCGAGGAGTGGCCGCGCAGGGACACGTCGACCTGGGACAGCGCGCTCGACCGGGGCTTCAAAAACACCGACCACAGAGCGTGGGAGGCGTATCGGTGGAACGTAGAGGTCGGGACCGAGGGCGGCGTCATCGGGGCGCTGGACAGGCACGGCCTGGACGCCATCGTGCTGCCGACCTCGTGGGCCTATCGCTGGTGCGCCATCATTGGCTGTCCCGTTATCACGGTGCCGCTGGGGTATTACCCGGACgacgaaaagattttgtatAACCCTGGGGGTCTGGTGGAGTACGGGCCTGGCATACC GTACGGGTTCGCCTTTTTGGGCAGACACTTTAGCGAAGAAAAGCTCATCGGGCTGGCGTATGCCTTTGAGCAATTGACAAATGTGCGCGACGAGCGGCCACCTTTTGTCGTTCCCAAACACGACATACACGACTTTGCGGATCAGGGAATCGTGGACATTTGGAGCCATGAGATGACGGACTTATGA
- a CDS encoding bilirubin oxidase — protein MRSSVGFAALYAGLTMLLSPVVAQNSTTFPDYVLAMPEAERIALSQVVEDDPNDITDPAKDWISPLYPLIFKTPLPIPPIKEPLKKLKNQISGGDIWYYEMDIKPYSQQVYTDRGAAHLVGYDGVSPGPTIIVPRGVETVVRFVNNAALPNSVHLHGSYSRAPFDGWAEDVTNPGEFKDYYYPNQQSARMLWYHDHAVHITAENAYMGQAGAYIITDPAEDALNLPAGYGKYDIPLVLTAKSYQENGDLVSTNGEEDSFWGDVIHVNGQPWPFLNVEPRKYRFRFLDAAVSRSFALYFSPVGSSSAKIPFQVIASDAGLLESPQQVSNIFLANAERYEVVFDFSQYAGQAIDLLNLPGAGGPGVEKDYSNTDKVMRFIVGDKVAAPDTSVVPSALRTVPFPKPVTNNAISHFFRFHRQKSEWRINGITFADVNNRMLANVPRGTVEIWELENSSGGWSHPIHIHLIDFRVLARDGPRSVMPYEAAGLKDVVWLGRNEKVLVEAHYAPWDGVYMFHCHNLIHEDHDMMAAFNVTALPDFGYDEKTHFIDPMEQRWRAKPFGAADFKARTGAFSDANIEAAVAFLADTDAYSKVDIVNQNLDSYWAAKGLKARKVGERQAEGPIPRYMPRQ, from the exons ATGCGTTCCTCGGTTGGTTTCGCCGCGCTTTACGCCGGCCTCACTATGCTCTTGTCCCCTGTCGTGGCTCAAAACTCCACCACCTTCCCCGACTATGTCCTGGCCATGCCAGAGGCCGAGAGGATCGCCCTCTCGCAAGTCGTCGAGGATGACCCCAACGACATCACCGACCCGGCAAAGGACTGGATCAGCCCCCTGTACCCCTTGATCTTCAAGACCCCCCTGCCCATCCCTCCCATCAAGGAGCCTCTCAAGAAGCTCAAGAACCAGATCAGCGGTGGCGACATTTGGTACTATGAGATGGACATCAAGCCCTACTCCCAGCAGGTCTACACCGACCGTGGAGCTGCCCACCTTGTCGGCTACGACGGTGTATCCCCTGGACCCACCATCATCGTTCCCCGTGGCGTTGAGACCGTTGTTCGATTCGTCAACAACGCTGCTCTCCCCAACTCGGTCCACCTTCACGGTTCATACTCGCGTGCCCCCTTTGACGGCTGGGCTG AGGACGTCACCAACCCCGGCGAGTTCAAGGACTACTACTACCCCAACCAGCAGTCCGCCCGCATGCTCTGGTACCACGACCACGCCGTCCACATCACGGCCGAGAACGCCTACATGGGACAGGCCGGCGCCTACATCATCACGGACCCCGCCGAGGACGCCCTCAACCTCCCCGCGGGCTACGGCAAGTACGACATCCCGCTGGTCCTGACCGCCAAGTCGTACCAGGAGAACGGCGACCTGGTCTCGACCAACGGCGAGGAGGACAGCTTCTGGGGCGACGTGATCCACGTCAACGGCCAGCCCTGGCCCTTCTTGAACGTCGAGCCGCGCAAGTACCGCTTCCGCTtcctcgacgccgccgtctCGCGCTCCTTTGCCCTGTACTTTAGCCCCGTCGGCTCCAGCAGCGCCAAGATCCCCTTCCAGGTCATCGCGTCCGACGCCGGCCTGCTCGAGTCCCCCCAGCAGGTCTCCAACATCTTCCTGGCCAACGCCGAGCGCTACGAGGTCGTCTTTGACTTTTCCCAGTACGCCGGCCAGGCCATCGACCTGCTGAACCTtcccggcgccggcggcccCGGTGTCGAAAAGGACTACTCCAACACCGACAAGGTCATGCGCTTCATCGTGGGCGACAAGGTCGCCGCCCCCGACACCAGCGTCGTCCCCTCTGCTCTGCGCACCGTCCCCTTCCCCAAGCCCGTGACCAACAACGCCATCAGCCACTTCTTCCGCTTCCACCGCCAAAAGTCCGAGTGGCGCATCAACGGCATCACCTTTGCCGACGTCAACAACCGCATGCTCGCCAACGTCCCCCGCGGAACCGTCGAGATCTGGGAGCTCGAGAACTCGTCCGGCGGCTGGTCCCACCCCATCCACATCCACCTGATCGACTTTAGGGTGCTGGCTCGCGATGGTCCCCGCTCCGTCATGCCCTACGAGGCCGCCGGTCTCAAGGACGTCGTCTGGCTGGGCCGCAACGAAAAGGTCCTGGTCGAGGCCCACTACGCCCCCTGGGACGGCGTTTACATGTTCCACTGCCACAACCTGATCCACGAGGACCACGACATGATGGCCGCCTTCAACGTGACCGCCCTGCCCGACTTTGGCTACGATGAAAAGACTCACTTCATCGACCCCATGGAGCAGCGCTGGCGTGCCAAGCCGTTCGGTGCTGCCGATTTCAAGGCTCGCACTGGTGCCTTTAGCGATGCCAACATCGAGGCTGCCGTTGCCTTCCTGGCAGACACCGATGCCTACAGCAAGGTCGACATTGTGAACCAGAACCTCGACAGCTACTGGGCTGCCAAGGGTCTCAAGGCTCGCAAGGTTGGCGAGAGGCAGGCCGAGGGACCCATCCCCCGCTACATGCCGCGTCAGTGA
- a CDS encoding glycerate kinase gives MSQLDIPSPVTDEADSHDESCQDDHSHSSAGEDCPDTPNFAEPIPLQQTDMGILRLQEPDGLKILVAPAAYKGCLQPDTAADCISTGILSVVPDARIRKLPLIDGGEGFTRGVVAATGGSIHQVVVPGPLNEPVQAFFGMIGHSNIQTSPIERKTAIIEMSAAAGLSLVPVERRNPCMTTTYGVGSLVLAAMEAGAQRIIIGCGDSATCDGGAGMLQALGAVLLDQEGRSLPIAQGGESILRLHRVDTTGLDTRIADGSVQIEAAVNWKNVLTGPKGQARIYSEQKGATPAQIELLSSAMDALAFAAARRLQSTPETVGQIPGSGASGGMGTALLVMGGRLRARCDVMDEFLPPLDTLFETADSFDLVITAEGGLDYQTPRGKMPAEVARRASSRNIPVVAIAGTIGNGAADNLSVGIKAYACMLQGPSTLAEAMVPARARQLLEESAASVMRTVLVGMQMAETQSTRAVKNKHEMDVTGLGVVRYL, from the coding sequence ATGTCTCAACTCGATATTCCCAGTCCCGTCACTGACGAAGCCGACAGTCATGACGAATCTTGTCAAGACGATCATAGCCACTCATCTGCGGGTGAGGACTGCCCTGATACGCCCAACTTTGCAGAGCCGATTCCTTTACAGCAAACCGACATGGGAATCTTGCGCCTCCAAGAGCCTGATGGCCTCAAGATTCTTGTAGCGCCTGCCGCATACAAGGGATGTCTCCAGCCTGATACGGCCGCCGATTGCATCAGTACCGGCATTCTTTCGGTTGTGCCCGACGCCCGCATCCGCAAGCTTCCTCTGATCGATGGTGGCGAAGGCTTCACCCGTGGTGTCGTCGCCGCCACCGGTGGTAGCATCCATCAAGTTGTGGTTCCTGGCCCACTCAACGAGCCTGTTCAAGCCTTTTTCGGTATGATTGGTCATTCCAACATTCAAACAAGCCCGATCGAGAGAAAGACTGCCATCATCGAAATGTCTGCTGCTGCAGGCCTCAGCCTGGTGCCGGTGGAACGTCGCAACCCATGCATGACAACAACCTATGGCGTCGGCAGTCTCGTCCTTGCCGCGATGGAAGCTGGCGCACAGCGTATCATCATCGGCTGTGGAGACTCGGCCACTTGCGACGGTGGTGCCGGTATGCTACAGGCCCTAGGTGCAGTTCTGCTGGATCAAGAGGGTCGGTCGTTGCCGATAGCTCAGGGTGGGGAGTCCATCCTCCGACTACATCGGGTAGATACCACCGGTCTCGACACCCGTATTGCCGACGGCTCTGTTCAAATCGAGGCTGCCGTCAACTGGAAGAATGTACTCACCGGCCCCAAGGGCCAGGCCCGCATCTACAGCGAGCAAAAAGGTGCAACTCCCGCCCAGATCGAGTTGCTGTCAAGTGCCATGGACGCATTGGCCTTTGCAGCTGCCAGACGTCTGCAAAGCACCCCTGAAACTGTGGGACAGATACCGGGTTCGGGCGCGTCGGGCGGCATGGGAACGGCATTACTGGTTATGGGTGGTAGGCTCCGCGCCCGGTGTGATGTAATGGATGAATTCCTCCCGCCGCTGGATACTCTCTTCGAGACTGCCGACAGTTTCGACCTGGTCATCACAGCCGAGGGCGGACTGGACTACCAGACTCCACGAGGCAAGATGCCAGCAGAGGTGGCTCGACGCGCAAGCAGTCGCAATATCCCAGTGGTGGCCATCGCGGGTACCATCGGTAACGGTGCTGCTGATAACCTGTCGGTTGGTATCAAGGCGTATGCTTGCATGCTGCAGGGGCCGTCGACACTGGCCGAGGCCATGGTGCCAGCTAGGGCAAGGCAGTTGCTAGAGGAGAGTGCGGCCAGCGTCATGCGAACGGTACTGGTTGGTATGCAGATGGCAGAGACACAATCCACCAGGGCCGTCAAAAACAAACACGAAATGGACGTGACAGGCCTCGGCGTCGTTCGTTATCTTTGA